From Leptodactylus fuscus isolate aLepFus1 chromosome 11, aLepFus1.hap2, whole genome shotgun sequence, one genomic window encodes:
- the LOC142185626 gene encoding LHFPL tetraspan subfamily member 3 protein-like has product MDPVGHVHLYETDFVQNGRAVTVLWASCTLFLGILEIVVLLQPTWVLGGEGSGHFGLYQVCEESDWGTECRGPQGILEALPPFQTAAGFMLGALLLVLLSLASIVLLWFCHSGTVYKLCAWLQLTAAFCQALACILFPDGWDSPAVRPFCNYRSDRYELGTCSVHWGFILAILGTFDCLVLSILGFTLGKRHDALNPSDIKPDKKGFPSDTP; this is encoded by the exons ATGGATCCTGTTGGACATGTTCATCTATATGAAACAGACTTTGTCCAGAATGGCCGGGCGGTCACCGTTCTATGGGCATCCTGCACCCTGTTCCTGGGGATTCTGGAGATTGTTGTGCTCCTGCAGCCCACTTGGGTTCTAGGTGGAGAGGGCAGTGGACATTTTGGATTGTACCAAGTTTGTGAAGAGTCGGATTGGGGCACAGAATGTCGGGGTCCACAGGGCATCTTGGAGGCTCTCCCACCATTCCAGACGGCGGCCGGCTTTATGCTGGGGGCTCTGCTGCTGGTTCTGCTCAGCTTGGCCTCCATCGTACTCTTGTGGTTCTGTCACTCTGGGACCGTCTACAAACTCTGTGCTTGGCTTCAACTGACTGCTG CTTTCTGCCAGGCTCTGGCCTGTATCCTCTTTCCGGATGGCTGGGACTCTCCCGCTGTGCGCCCCTTCTGTAACTACCGCTCAGACAGGTATGAGCTTGGCACTTGCTCGGTGCACTGGGGCTTTATTCTGGCCATATTGGGAACCTTCGACTGCCTGGTCTTGTCCATTTTGGGATTCACCCTAGGAAAACGTCATGACGCTTTGAATCCCAGTGATATTAAACCAGACAAAAAAG GGTTTCCTTCAGACACCCCCTGA
- the PCSK1N gene encoding proSAAS: MGPCILLVAVTVCVCVPSALSKPLGVLTHDDLGGARRVRRSLPYDADMMSYVPSEPVRNEPLYPDLSQAMLARLAAYPQEELLARALERMGNSRRVEPTHDSPSLQQLVEESQRRDKETMYLANLLHLWNQINQGKAYVDQLPGFPGPVPSDISEYQRPYQDYDDTGVVTSRTRPQMSRNQMAQALQSHYRQNRAFEGPALHLQPEETNDDGYPMDEEMLRYLVTRVLSAMNDAEMSQRLQSSPPRRMRRSLDDDHDEDTPANLLRVKRLDTDNIVPDYTSNGLLHRKRIEGDHDIQSRPQHFTDQRVTEQLLKYFPE, translated from the exons ATGGGCCCCTGTATCCTGTTGGTGGctgtcactgtctgtgtgtgtgtcccaAGCGCTCTCAGTAAG CCTCTGGGTGTGTTGACCCATGATGACCTTGGAGGTGCTCGAAGGGTAAGAAGAAGCCTACCCTATGATGCTGACATGATGTCCTACGTGCCCTCAGAACCTGTCCGTAATGAGCCTTTATACCCTGACCTAAGTCAAGCAATGCTGGCAAGACTGGCTGCCTACCCTCAAGAAGAACTTCTTGCTCGAGCCTTGGAGAGGATGGGTAACTCCCGAAGAGTTGAGCCTACTCATGATAGTCCATCCCTCCAACAGTTGGTAGAAGAAAGTCAGAGAAGAGATAAAGAGACCATGTATCTGGCCAACCTTCTGCACTTGTGGAACCAAATCAACCAGGGTAAGGCCTATGTTGACCAACTTCCAGGTTTTCCAGGTCCTGTCCCATCAGACATATCAGAATATCAGAGGCCATACCAAGACTATGATGATACAGGGGTGGTTACCAGCCGAACCAGACCACAGATGTCACGAAACCAGATGGCACAAGCATTGCAGAGTCATTACAGGCAGAATCGAGCCTTTGAAGGTCCTGCTTTACACCTCCAGCCAGAGGAGACCAACGATGATGGGTATCCCATGGATGAAGAGATGTTAAG GTACCTTGTCACTCGTGTCCTATCTGCAATGAATGACGCCGAAATGTCTCAGCGACTGCAGTCAAGTCCCCCTCGGCGCATGCGACGCTCATTGGATGACGACCATGATGAAGACACCCCTGCTAATCTGCTACGTGTCAAACGTCTGGACACTGATAACATAGTCCCCGATTACACCTCCAATGGGCTGCTCCATAGGAAGAGGATTGAGGGTGACCATGATATTCAGAGCCGACCCCAACACTTTACTGATCAAAGGGTCACAGAGCAACTGCTGAAGTATTTCCCTGAGTAG